The Gossypium hirsutum isolate 1008001.06 chromosome D02, Gossypium_hirsutum_v2.1, whole genome shotgun sequence region ATGAGGAAGTTTAGGAAATTATAACCCATCTTGAGCATCAATGTTGACATTAAGCATGTAAAGTGGAGGTTCATACACCATAAAATATAGTTGGGTTCCTTCAAAATTGTTCGGACGTTCATTGTCAAAATCACTCCCCTCTAGTTCAATAGGAATGGCCTCTAGTTCAGAAAATAATACAATTTCTAAACCATCGAGCCTTGACTCTCAGATtagatcatcatcaaattcaacttCCACTTCATTCTCAACTTTCTCTTTGTTCTCAATTTTCTCTTCGCTATCAACTTGAGTTTTTGAGCCATGTACTAGATTGGATGTCCCTTTATCAATGCAGGTGGTAGAGAGAACATCATTTGTTCTACACAACCTTACGTTAAAACCAATATTATTTACAGGATTGTCTACCCATGTAACTTGATGGCGTACCTGCATAAGTGTTTCTAGCATAGGACATCGACGTTCCAAAGATAAAAAAGAAGGATGAAATCGAGGAATGCCTTCCCAATGATGATTTAGGAATTCCCTAATACAAGCTTTGCAACAATATCGTGAAACTGCCATACAGTCATGTGGTTGGACTTTCTACTTCCTGTTCTTGAAACATATTAACTAGAACTATTGTTGAACTTAGACCACCTTCCTCTACATCGACGAACTGGGAAAATAACTTAAACCACCAAATTTACTTATTTGAACTAATTTACTTTGTTGGGTTGATTTTCCAACTTTAGATTTTTTAACATCAACAATCTTCTCCTCAACATACAAATCTACTCAAAATTTAACTATGAAaacctatccatatcaatcttTATTTTATAGAAAAACTCTACCATCGgatatgaaattttttttcaaattattggaAAAGACAGGACATGACTCACAAATTAGAAAAATGTGTCTTGTTAGAAacgtttttttttttagtttttctttcccAACATTCCTGGGTATTCTTGTGACCTAAAAATTCTGCCATGTAAAAGACTAGACGAACTGCAAATTTTATCCCAGAATTCTTGGGTTTCCAGAAAATTATTAAACTTTTCtcgatttttttcaaatttcaatccAACGACCTATTCTTTTTAATCTAAtggctattttttttttcaaattaacaatttttttagaaAGTGGTTGTTGATGTGGAAATGAGGGGGGAAAGCACGCTTTTGCCACTTGTACCCAAATcagtttatttttctaaatttaaagaaatgtggCCTATTTCCctcattttcaaataaaaagaggATTTTTGTCTAATTTTGCATAATCTCAACCATTATATGactattaattaagttaaaatttagttatCAAAAGAAATTTTTTGTGAAAAGATGAGAATcatctttactttttcttctacaATCACtacaaacaaagaaaagaaaagtttcaTGCTCCCATTCCCCTTATGCTGTGAGCTCTCCATAGCAAGTAAATGTGaatgtctttgaattttttatggatTATTAGCCTAAGTCAGTAGTCAAGTAAGACCCATTCAATATACATGAAAACCATTATGGTTtttcttatttactatttttggaAGCTTAGAAAACTAAGAGATAGAAAGCTTGAATTATGAATGTAAATTTGTTTTTAAGCTTGATTCATGGAAGAAGCAAGTAGGCAAGATGATTTGTCACAATTTGTAGTGACAGATTAGGGTCATTTCGgcacttaatgagcttgttttcAAGTCATTTCAGGTTATTTAGTTGCATTTTCTATTTTAGTAGCTTAGAgttaattttagtaaaataagtatttttacactttttttaGTGTTCTGATGAACCGTTTGGCCAACTCGGGCCTAAGGTAGGATTAATGGGATACCTGCGTGTGCAGGATGTCGTTCCAGGCTAAACAACACAAAAGACAACGCTAGTGTCGCAACACCAACATGCAGCGTCGCAACATCGAACATCGAAGTTACTAGGGCTAAAATAGACTTGACGTCACAACATGGGGTTCCTTGACGTCGTGACAACACTAAAAAAACTTGGATTAAAGCAATTGTATTTTGACCTTTTATTAGTTAAACCCTAATTATTCCAAGGGTATTTTAGACATCTTGTACTCCAAGTTTAACctataaaagttgaattataaaccTATGGAAAGGGGGATCAACCTAGTTAGACAGCTTTtcttatattgttttatttagtttttagcTTAAGTTTTATGGTATCGTAAGCGAAGTTCTTTCTATTCCAATATGAAGACGATTGCGAGCGTAGATTGCTCTGAAATCGTGCTTCTATCTATTTATTCATGAGCATTTTCTTcattcttttcctttattcatttatttatatttcattaacCTGATCAATTGATGTTTGTATGAATGTTGGGATTAATTCTTGTGCTTTATTCATATTTTGCATGATTCAGTTTCTTAACtgatttattaattaagtaattatttatctgAAATTGGGTGTTTGTTCAAGAGTACTTAGTATACTAGGAAGTGATGACTCTAGTAAAATATCTAGATAGGTGAGACTGAGAGGGTATCCTATCGAGTATACCTTGTGCCGAGCGGTGAGACCAAAAGGGTATCCATATGCCTAGGTGAGACCGAGAGGGTATCTTAGGTGGTAATCTTTAGTGATGATGAGTCCGAGAGGATATTCTTAGCTAAGGATGGTAAATCACTCAGTTAAGGGTAATTGGTTTCTTAGTTGATAATTAGGTATTTAATCGATCATAAGCTAGGAGCTCGCGTCATTGACACTAGGAATAGAAAATTCCATTAGGCTATTTcatgttaattaatttaattaatttaattaatattttaattctgcatcaacactactaattcgtgactcagttagattaataattattttcggtaattaatttaataataaatttctttagtctgcaatcccttgggtacgatccttggaatacttttcaagtgtttcgttgtaaataaaactatattacaatttgacatgttCACTTGTAGATACCgtacttaattatatatattttatttgcaaTATTTACACTCTCGATGTTCGCACGTCGGGAGGCAGTCATAAGGTAATGGGTTTAGtatatatttattcaaataaCCATTGATGAGTTTTTGCATATTTGAGAGAATTGATGAAACTTTTTGAGttatataagtttttaaataatttggGGCTCCTAGATTATAGTTCTAGAGTCGGATTGAGATTCGATCACGAATATTTGAGTtatgaaattttcaaacattaGGGTTAAAATGGACCAAAAAGAAAATATGTATAACAcgttttatttgtaaattttgtatatttaataATGAGAAACTAATATTGTTTCTATAATTGTATCTTTGAACGAGTCTAAATACAAGGACAAAATGTCAAGGGACAACGAAAAGACGAGAACGAACAACAAACAACGAGTCCGATTTATGttaacatatttttttcatcacataagataattaaatatttggCTTGTGAATTCATTGATGTTAATtgttgttttggttatgatttaTAATTGttgatttaatctttaaattgTTGGATTAAATGAGAAATGAGTGAGAAATTTTTGTTGATATGATAACCTAAAATAAGTTGATAATTAGGCATGCGTgaactatatatatacaaatgataccttgaaagaaaatatattgaattaaatgaaatgcaaGGAGTAAATGGCAAAAtattaatgttttgttttacGGGTAGTATAATTGAACCTTGATATGAATTcttgtatatatttaaatttgtgcTCACATAATTTGATTTCAATCAATGCTTTCATAGATAGTTAATTGTTTTGAATGTGATATGTCGaagtacatatatatgtatgtatacttGAGATTGTAATATCATATTATGGTCATGTTAAGTAATTTGATTATAATGtgttttgataaattattaataaataataatgcttTATTAACAGTGTCGAATAGAGTTACGAGTATATTTGGCATGCCATAAGGTTTGTTTGATAAGTGGGAGATCCAACACTTAATGCATGTTATATTTGATCCAACGCTTAATGTGTGTTATATTGCAATAGTTCTCTAATTCCTTGAGGGTCGAGAACATATCACTAGCTCAATTCCCTAAGGCTACGAACGTATTCTGATGTGGTTGATGGGATCAATGCATTTATGTTCAATTAGCACATAGTTCATATACTAGTGTGTCGATGGActgatccgtgtatccgtcctcAAATCCAAATCAGTTAATAAGGGTTAAACTAATAAAATgatcatgatatatatatgatattcaattatattataaaatgaatattGAGATTGCTTTGAGGTAAGTTTAACAAGACGTTAATACCTTGAGGGTGCCTTATTATCGGGATTATATGAAAACTTAATGGTTAATGTCATTGATGTTAAGATGTGACTAATTGGTATAATGttgtatgtatacatatatgaattTCTTATTTTTCATATCATTGATTATATATTGAATTTAAGTTATGTTAGCACCACAGATTTTTAGTAGATTGAAGTCGTAAAGTATTTAGAGGTAATAGCTCAACTCAACTTGGACATACTTGTACCGTTATTTATTTGTATGTGTAGTTAATGGCATCTATCTATGTCGAGTATTATGGTCTaatatgaatttggtatgttttttctATCATGGACTTAtaaaatttcttgagttaaatTTTAATACTTGAGAAGTGATTGAGTTGTATGAACTTAATGGTTAAATCTTTTATTTAGATTTGTATGGTTGAGGTGTATTGAGTGCTAGGTTGTTAGAATGTTGATTATGTTTTGGTTAGTTAAATCTGTGCAAATGATATTGGATTAATGTTTGCCTAAATTAGGTGTGAAGTGATTGGTGTTTGTGCTTTACAATGCTTATTTTAGgtatttttataataatgtctcAAAACATTAAGAACATACATCAAAACCTCAAGTACATAATTAATTATTTGGAGCATATCGCAAATTTTGGTCTTGAGAGTAAACAAACAAATCTCAAGATAACATGATTAATTATTTGGTGCATATCGCAAATTTTGGTCTTGAGACTAAACAAACAAATCTCAGATAACATGACTCAAATCTCAAAGTAAGAGTTTTTCGTATCTCAAGACAAACACATAAagctaaagtaaaaaaataaggGAGATCAATCTCAAATCACTATTGGATTTTGATAAATAGAATTAGGATTCATAtcttaatttggtacttaatttCGTTTAATCCCTAATTGCATTAAATAATATCATTTGAGATTTGTTAAACATGTTTATGTGTATAGATGAATTTGTAAagaatttattttgtttgaatgCTAATTTACTTGGTAATGAAAGTGGTTTTAATTAGAGTTGCTTCAACAACGTAATGTGACATTACATATTCAGATCCGATGCTGTTTTGAGTGCAGGGTGTAACAAATTCCATACTAACATTTGTTgaagaaattataaaaacatcGGACTCCCTGGAAAGACTTCGAATTTTAACAATGCTGCTTAATTACATGTATTGCATATTTAGATACAAGTATAAGAATTTGACAGTCCAAATACATGTAAAacaaagacttgaaataattgaatatactCACATGGTATACATAACTAAACAACACTTTCAAATACGTCCAAGTAATACAGGTTTTTAGTAGGGTAACTAACCTCAAGGGGATGTTCCTGTAGTGCTCACTTTACAAACCTCCGCGTTGAATCCACAATCCATTAGAAGCAGAAGCCATGCTCTTTGTTGTTCGGAGAGTTGATCTCTAGGGCCCTTAACCTCGACGAGTTTGGCTTCACCTTTGTAATCCCCATGGAACCGCCAGAGCAACAAATCGGGCATTCCACTCGACCAACTACTGTAATCCTGAGCGAGATGTCTACATAGAGAGGCCAAACAAGGACCTCTGATACATGAAACAGCTGCTCGAAGGTCGGAAAGGGAGTGTTGGTCCCAATTAACTCCTCTACAAGCTGTTCCCATATGCAATTCCCATGATGTTATGAGAATCTCTTCAGCCAAACCATCGTGGATTTTTTGTAGTTGGGGCTCGATAAGGCTCTTTCTTGCCAGATAAAAATGATCAGTCTCCATATCCAATGGAGCAGTCTGAAAAAGGAAATATTTACCTATCTAAGAAACTCACacaaatttaacacataattcttCCCCCCACCCCCcttcaaacaaacaaaaaaaaagtgaaattttcAGAGAATTTGAATTGGTTATTAAGCCAAAGCTATGTACTCTTTCAAATGTTTGTTAGTTCCCTTTAATCCTATATTGCTcctgctctcttttttttcaagTACCTGTTTTAAAACATTCGGATAGGGTATATGGATGACTCTCCAAAGACCTTCCATGTACATAGAAAtacttaaaagaaaattaaaaatatctgTACCTAACTCTCTCATCCGAGTAATATGGCTTTTCTCTTCAAGTATACATGTATTCGAAGCAATCATGTTGAAAGATATAAATGGTATACTAGTATGTTATCATTTAAAGGGTGGAGAAAATTTCGAGTTTCAGATTCTGTCTCATCACCCTTCCCATTGTTGTCATTTATAACAGCTAAATTCGCCAAAGTCGAGCCGTAGACATGGCAAGTCATGTAGTTGAATATCTTTTCATCTCATAATCATGTTCAAagtaatttatatttatacaaaTTTTGATATGTTAATAAATCgtgttatataaaattttaaacattcaaaTACTCTTATCTTTATCATGTTTTAGGTGGTCATGTCGTATCATGTACTCGGAATGAACCAAGCAAcacaaccaaaattttcaaagtggcATTGCAATCAAATCAATACGTAAGAAACACATACTTGCATGTAATGAATTACAAAGCATCACCGACTTGCTAAGGCAATTCAAAATAATGTGTTTCTTTTATGACTGACATTGAGCATTGTACCTGGAATCTGGTGCGGAAAACATTTGGTACATCTGAAAGTAAAATATCCCACATGAGAAGCCCAAAGATAGTCATCCATATACCACTCTCTGTATGGACACCCTGCCATCCACCTTCTCTTGCATAATACTGTAGAGCTAACTGTTCTACTCCACATTGCTCCCCATCTTCCCCATAGAACCGGCTTTTTCTACCAGCTTCACAGTTCAATGGTCTCCCTTGAATATGAACCTGTATGTCTCAGGATGAAAACTAATATAATTAGCTAAGTACAATGTTAGTTGGACTCTGGTGAGAGTGCCAAACATGGATGTGTCcaagattttcatgtatttcgAGAGTCATTGGAGGATCACATCCCATACCCATGTCCATATATGAATCAGACACGGCACGGGTATTTCAAGGAAAATGAATCTAGGTTAAGCAAACTTCGAAACCTTTTAAGTGCACAGCTCAAGGAGCAAAACCAACACAAGGAAATAGTAAAGAGTACCTCTACTATCTTCCTCTTAAGAGATACTGAAAAGCTTGGAGTTTTCCACCGCCTAGGTGGTTTAGCCAAGCGAAGAACTCGCCTTTGTAGTGCCATTCTTGAACCGGCACGAACCCAAGGATCTAATAATCCAGCCTCAGCGACTGAAAGACTCTCATTGGGGCAGCCAATGTGCTCCAAATCAACAGCTAATCTTACGGTCCAATATCCCCTTCTTGTATCACAGGTGAAGCAATCAAGCAATCGCCTTAGTAAATGTATCGCATCCTTGTACCTGAGACAAgacaattataaaaatatttttaaaaaacccaACATTTGTCTTGGATGTGGCTTTTTTCTTATGCATCAAGATCATTAACCAGGTTAATGAAAGTAGCACTATGCTCGATAAAATTTTATGGTTCACTTATGTATTCTCGTAGTAGTTTATTCATTGTTGGATCATTGATGGTCGCTTTATTGTCTACCACTATCACCACCCTGCCAACGTTGCTACTTTTGCCATTTGCTACCACTACATCCAATTGCAGTTAGCAAAATGTTActgaattttcatttttcttaaaataccTGGGTTCGACACTCATGTCCAACGCATATCCAGAATACAGGTATGGGGATATGACCTTTAAGGGACTCCAAATACATGAAACAGGTTGCACAAAACTGAACATATCTGTACCGAACAAAAACTTGTATATGATACTCACACTCAGAGTTTGAGTACCATAGAATAATACAATTGCTACTATTACCACTACACTCTTGCTACTGTTACTATCCAACCACAACCatcttattttgaaataaaaaatcttttaagTGATCATTGATGGTTGTGCGCATaaatcattcaatcaaacaatGGCAAAGCCTAGAAAGATAaagaatttaaaacataattaggTCCCTGTAATGTCATCTTAATAGACAAGAGATAAGTCAAAAAATGATAAGGgggattttatttttacttatacCAAAGAATCATGTTCCATACCTACGCTCACACTCAAGGAAGGAAATTCCAAGCAAGATTACTTTAGAATACACCCATGATGCTGAGAAGCATGACCGAAATATAGCCATTAAATCAGGACTTGTGGAATCAATCAATTTCTCGGGACAGCAGGATATACGGGAATCAGCTATCATGATGCATCTTAAAACCAACTCAAAGTTGTTTTCATCAAGAGACTGATCAATTACTTGAGCCACTTCAATGGCCTGCAACACATTACAATTATATGTGGCAAAGGGCAACAAAATTTCAACTGGTACAATCAAATAGAGAGAAATCAAGACCTCTTCATATGCAAGTAAGTCACTTTCATTCGAGAAAATCTGTTCTAAAATTATGCAGTTGTAAGTAGGATACTTGACAATCCCGAGATCCACCAGTAGGAATGCCGACAGATCCTGTTCTCCATTTAGGAAGAAAAGCCTCTGCAGTACAAAACAAGACTCATTATATTAACTTGTTAAACACCATATGGGGTATCACTGCAGTATTCTGGGGCAGAACTAGTACAAGCACCTCAGCACGCCAAAAAAGGGATTCAGCTTCTGGAGATGTCCTAATACAAATCTCAGTTCTCTCCAAAATTAACCGTTGTAGAACAGGGCTGCAAATTATATACCAACAATAATAAGTCAGAATTAACACATACAATTGGGCTTTTGAAAACTACATAAAATTGATGAATTGTTGTTATGAAATAATATTTACCATGATCCACCTTTATAGCAGGAAAGAAGAGATGCAATAAGATTTTGCTTTCTTGAACCTTGATTACATTTCTGAACACTCAACAGAATACAGAGGACCATCaaagaaacaaagtaagaaaCACATACTTGATACCACAACGGTTAATAGAAGCTAAAACCATGGGTGTACTGGACTATTACATAGAATTTCAGTACAACAAATGACTACTTAGAATAACAGGAAATGAGGAGCACcaacaaaaaaattgttttgatgatTAAAATAGCCAAGCAACGCCCTGACTTTTAAAACACTAGTATTGTGTTAGAAGTGTGTGCTACTACTACATCCTAAACAAAAAAGAGGTGACAAAGAAAAATTAGTGCAACATAAGGAAAAGCAGCTAGTGCAAAAATAGCAGGCAACAACCATGCTTTCAGAAATGTGGTTGTCTGAATCTTATCTGAATTGAGAGACTAACAGATTAAGCCATGCCATAAGGATTATTCTCACAGAAAATAAGATGCTTAAAATACCCGATTTTGTACAGATCTGCTAAAATAAGAAAGCCAATTTGAGATTGGAAAGGCAACATCTATTGCAAACCTTAAACTCATGATTGAACTAAAGAAATGAAGCTAGTATCAATGTTCGATCTAATGCATTTATTTACTTCTGAAAAATCACATCAACAAGTTTAGGTGAGGGAAGGATAGCCAGTAGTAGGGCCAAGGCATGGAACTGTTGGCAGTGGCAATCAAACCTGAGCTTCACAAGAAAAGCATCTGATCCCTACCAACTCAATCTACGCTGTTGGCAAATCAAAATTTCCATATAATTGCTACTGTAGTGAATAGATGTAAAATGTTTGACCCGTATCTGTCCACACAGCAGATCTCTTAATGTGTAGTCATCAGAGGCCAATCCATTAGTTTAGGAGCATAAACTATGGAATCAACCAAAATTAGGAAGACCCAACCAAAATGCTCCATTTACTACTTGTAGTATATTCAAACTTAAATGTGCTTTAACTACATGTTGACCTCAAATCATGCTTGTAAATAATGATGAACAGTAAAACTACAGTCATTCTTTAAGAGAAATATGATGGGATAAAGGCATAAATTTGGTGCTACATTAATTCAAGAAAACCTAAACAGTtgtaaaatatatgcaataaaaaTGGAAATCTTGCATAAGAGTAGCTTAGCAGAAATCCAAAAGCGCACGTAAGAAAAGCCCAACTGTTTGAATTAGATCACCATTTTCATTGATTTATATGAACTTCTTACCTAACTGTTGGAATTAGATCACCATTTTCATTGATTTATATGAACagaatatgataatatgtttcaATTTCATTATCATATAGATACAGCTAGATAATTCACTATCAGTGCTTTAACTCTGTAGAAAATGTTGCTTCATATGttaaaaacatacacaaacaGATACAAAAGTTCCAATAAAGAATAATCAAagtacaaaataaattatttagagaAAATCCTAGTTGATTGTTCATGATCCAATAAACCCTTTTGTAGTAGAACTTTAGTAGCATCATAGACATTatggtaaaagaaaaagaaagaagtcgATAAGAAATATTGACCTCTTCATATTGAAGACCAGTTCTGTTTTCTTTCCTTCCATTTTTTCTGTTTTCATGGGGCAATGCAATGCTCAACTTCCTTATATgttttctcaaaataaaaaaattgcaaacATTGTGTGGTCATTGGCCAACAACATCTACACATGATAATGAGAAAGTGGAAAAGGAAAAGAACTTTAAGCTAGAAATTCTAGTGAGCTGTTAGATGACCATACTGGCAGATGATTTGGCCAGTGGCACATGACACTagcataataataattacattccAATCCTAAAACACCACACCAAGGATAAAAAGAAATGCTTTTACAGAGTACAGAATTGCTATAGTGCCACAAAGAACAATAGGAAGTAGACATAAAAAATCCAAACCTTTCTAAGTGTACATAAAATGTCACGAAGCTCAGAAACAGTGAGCAGACTCAAAAGGTCCTTCATTTCATCATCATGTAGTTTAGTTGTATCTTCAAAGAGATACAGATAGCCAGTTGCTGCAATGTCACATAAATAAGTTTTTGCTGTCAGGAAAGACTTTGGTATAGAAATAGGAATAATTTTAGTAAACTTAAATTACCAGACAGCTCCTTGACAGCTTGTTGAGGATTACATATTTCAGGGTACATAATGGTAGACAATCGAAACCAAGgtcctgaattttaaaataaaataaaataaataaataaaaagcatgACAATGAAATTTATTGACCATGGAAACAAATGCGCAATTTTGGACAATGTAAATTAGTAGGTTGACCACTTCGTATAGCACAATGTCAAAGACTTCTTATACAAGTATCACACATGCATATTTAAAGACAGAAAGAAAAACCATCCTTATAGAGACTGTGGATCTCCATTTGAATGTCTACGGTTGAAGACACAATCAAGGCTGTTTCTGATGACAAATAGTCACTGAGTAAGCACAAATAAACTTAATATGGAAAAGAATCTTAGTAGCTTTTAACAGTTTTAGCTGTTTACATCATCTATTGATAGTAAAATGAACTTGTAGAAACTTATTTAACAATGCAAAATAAACTAGCTCTTAAAAGAATCCAACAATAAAAACTTGAGTAGATCACTAATCCAGTATATTCAGTTCGTAATACAGCAACACAGAGAAAAAAATAATCATGACCCAAAGCGGGTACTTAAGACGATCTAAGTTCAATGTTAAGCAGCCAATAGAATCGATGTATAAGGACTAGTAGTGAAGAATGGAGCTATACATGCAGGCATAAATAACAAATTGAACAGAGATTGTGAGGGAGAGGATATTATACAAACTTAATATTGTAATACAAAACCTTTCCGTGTATAAAGTCGAACAAAAAGCCTCTGACTATCCTCTGATAATG contains the following coding sequences:
- the LOC107910178 gene encoding fanconi-associated nuclease 1 homolog isoform X2 — its product is MLTGRESLSRLIGKRRRFLPNLQSILSLPIRSSLNLLSDKNGGLTETESSKGKVEISSSDLVTCPVCGSKVRGEDYTINSHLDRCLSRRTNRKLTQRTLLELNFGCSQSKLQISSDESEQLLSSDLSKNCSDYEENVTRCFSKIDPREEKSHDQGRQFPHTESVKQIDVAGSAENPISDGRANTMVDFSALSTDNEESRNHMDGTADSISGMAIDTFIVGRKFSDEKEVNLGANIYLLRDPDNIKDSNAIKVLSASSACCKGYVISVPKRSLDAVPIQIVCQNSIFNGKKGCDEFEALHLWQKALQVVEFAKNRPPNTTKYQQNFCLLLKEVLTSSPHLFTKDKKKFIESFTSLSEDSQRLFVRLYTRKGPWFRLSTIMYPEICNPQQAVKELSATGYLYLFEDTTKLHDDEMKDLLSLLTVSELRDILCTLRKKCNQGSRKQNLIASLLSCYKGGSCPVLQRLILERTEICIRTSPEAESLFWRAERLFFLNGEQDLSAFLLVDLGIVKYPTYNCIILEQIFSNESDLLAYEEAIEVAQVIDQSLDENNFELVLRCIMIADSRISCCPEKLIDSTSPDLMAIFRSCFSASWVYSKVILLGISFLECERRYKDAIHLLRRLLDCFTCDTRRGYWTVRLAVDLEHIGCPNESLSVAEAGLLDPWVRAGSRMALQRRVLRLAKPPRRWKTPSFSVSLKRKIVEVHIQGRPLNCEAGRKSRFYGEDGEQCGVEQLALQYYAREGGWQGVHTESGIWMTIFGLLMWDILLSDVPNVFRTRFQTAPLDMETDHFYLARKSLIEPQLQKIHDGLAEEILITSWELHMGTACRGVNWDQHSLSDLRAAVSCIRGPCLASLCRHLAQDYSSWSSGMPDLLLWRFHGDYKGEAKLVEVKGPRDQLSEQQRAWLLLLMDCGFNAEVCKVSTTGTSP
- the LOC107910178 gene encoding fanconi-associated nuclease 1 homolog isoform X1, with product MLTGRESLSRLIGKRRRFLPNLQSILSLPIRSSLNLLSDKNGGLTETESSKGKVEISSSDLVTCPVCGSKVRGEDYTINSHLDRCLSRRTNRKLTQRTLLELNFGCSQSKLQISSDESEQLLSSDLSKNCSDYEENVTRCFSKIDPREEKSHDQGRQFPHTESVKQIDVAGSAENPISDGRANTMVDFSALSTDNEESRNHMDGTADSISGMAIDTFIVGRKFSDEKEVNLGANIYLLRDPDNIKDSNAIKVLSASSACCKVLGYLPLELAQYLSPLIEKYCLSFEGYVISVPKRSLDAVPIQIVCQNSIFNGKKGCDEFEALHLWQKALQVVEFAKNRPPNTTKYQQNFCLLLKEVLTSSPHLFTKDKKKFIESFTSLSEDSQRLFVRLYTRKGPWFRLSTIMYPEICNPQQAVKELSATGYLYLFEDTTKLHDDEMKDLLSLLTVSELRDILCTLRKKCNQGSRKQNLIASLLSCYKGGSCPVLQRLILERTEICIRTSPEAESLFWRAERLFFLNGEQDLSAFLLVDLGIVKYPTYNCIILEQIFSNESDLLAYEEAIEVAQVIDQSLDENNFELVLRCIMIADSRISCCPEKLIDSTSPDLMAIFRSCFSASWVYSKVILLGISFLECERRYKDAIHLLRRLLDCFTCDTRRGYWTVRLAVDLEHIGCPNESLSVAEAGLLDPWVRAGSRMALQRRVLRLAKPPRRWKTPSFSVSLKRKIVEVHIQGRPLNCEAGRKSRFYGEDGEQCGVEQLALQYYAREGGWQGVHTESGIWMTIFGLLMWDILLSDVPNVFRTRFQTAPLDMETDHFYLARKSLIEPQLQKIHDGLAEEILITSWELHMGTACRGVNWDQHSLSDLRAAVSCIRGPCLASLCRHLAQDYSSWSSGMPDLLLWRFHGDYKGEAKLVEVKGPRDQLSEQQRAWLLLLMDCGFNAEVCKVSTTGTSP